The following are encoded in a window of Sminthopsis crassicaudata isolate SCR6 chromosome 3, ASM4859323v1, whole genome shotgun sequence genomic DNA:
- the LOC141561938 gene encoding taste receptor type 2 member 7-like, with protein MSDAMEIIFMIVIVGEFIMGILGNGFIGLVNFVDWVKKRKIYLADIIFTSLATSRIGLLFMIFLNGFTMTLYPEVFDCENIMRIIDGVWTIINHLNVWFATCLSIFYCLKIANFSHPLFLWLKWRINRVIPIILLASLPISVFFSFLIIENYNEIFKDFILRKNKINNTSSSVYSKMLLNLGSLFPFTVSLISFFLLILSLWKHVQKRKLNSLDARDPSTEIHLRALKTMISFLILFVIYCLTFFIATSNDFFPESELVMIFVQIIAPIYPLGHTFILIWGNIKLRQTSLNALQQLKHCLKGDISIEQTMQK; from the coding sequence ATGTCAGATGCAATGGAGATCATCTTTATGATTGTGATAGTTGGAGAGTTCAtaatgggaattttggggaatGGATTCATCGGATTGGTTAACTTCGTTGACTgggtcaaaaaaaggaaaatctactTAGCTGATATCATTTTCACCAGTCTAGCCACTTCCAGAATTGGCCTGCtatttatgatatttttaaatggctttacAATGACTCTCTATCCAGAGGTATTTGACTGTGAAAATATTATGAGAATTATAGATGGCGTCTGGACAATTATTAACCATTTAAATGTCTGGTTTGCTACCTGCCTTAGCATATTCTACTGTTTGAAGATAGCAAATTTTTCTCACCCCCTCTTTCTCTGGTTGAAATGGAGAATTAACAGAGTGATTCCCATAATTCTACTGGCATCCTTACCTATATCTGTGTTCTTTAGCTTTCTAATAATAGAGAATTATAATGAAATTTTCAAGGATTTCATACTCAGAAAGAACAAGATAAATAATACAAGTAGCTCTGTCTACTCTAAAATGTTACTAAACCTGggttctctctttccttttactgtGTCTCTGATCTCATTTTTCCTGTTAATCCTCTCCCTGTGGAAACATGTTCAGAAGAGAAAACTCAATTCCTTGGATGCTAGAGATCCCAGCACAGAGATCCATTTGAGAGCCTTGAAAACTATGATCTCTTTTCTCATCCTATTTGTCATTTACTGTTTGACTTTTTTTATAGCAACATCGAATGACTTTTTTCCAGAGAGTGAACTAGTAATGATTTTTGTTCAGATAATTGCACCCATCTATCCCTTAGGCCATACTTTTATCCTGATTTGGGGGAATATAAAGCTGAGGCAGACATCCCTGAATGCACTGCAGCAACTGAAGCATTGTCTCAAAGGAGATATATCCATAGAGCAGACTATGCAGAAATAA